The segment CGTGAATTGAAGCGAAGTGTATTTTTTGTTCTTACGATTGCTTGCCTAAGCGCCTTTATCCTAAAGAATGCTTGTACTTGATGAAAAAAAGAATTGATAAAGGATGTCATGAATTTATGGCGAATAAAAATAGTAAAAAGAAACGAAACAATTTCTTCTTAAAAACGTATAAATAAGATATAACGAAACGTTTATGATGTATCTATAAGAGGAAGTAATAAAACGACGCAAGTGCTGGAGGAACAGGAGGATAGGAATGAGTGATGGGCATCTTTCAACAGCAAAAAAATTGGTGACCAAGTTAAAAGCAAAAGGTGTTAAAGCAGAAATTTGTAGCCCGCGATCCCGTATCAGTCCCTGTCTTAAACAATGGTCACGACCAGAGCCTCAGTCATAAGAGAAAAACAACTGCTGTTAAGGCAGTTTTTTGTCTTATACCTTGTGTAACGATGTACATCGTTGTACAATGCATGTATCTAGAGGAGGTTTTCTTTGTGAATAAAGAAGTTGTTCGCGGGAGTATCGATTTATTAATTTTGTCATCTGTGAAGCGGAAGGACCGTTATGGGTATGAAATCGTGCAGTACTTACGCAAGGTGAGCGAGGGTGTATTTGAAATGAAAGAAGGGACATTGTATCCCGCATTGAAAAGACTGGAGAAAAAAGAGTGGGTGCGGTCTTATTGGACAGATGGTGATTTTGGTCGACGGAAATATTATTCCCTCACCGGGAAAGGGAAAACAGCGCTCGAGGAAAGACACGAGGAATGGACACGGTTAAATGATATGGTCGTGAAAATGATTGAGGAAAGTGGATCAGTCATTCATGAAAAATAATCAATTACGCGCGTATATTCGACGTACTGTAGAAAAAATGAACCTTCTTCCACGACAGAAAGAAGAGGTGTACGACGAATGGATGGATCATTTGCAAAATACGGCTGAAGAGCTACGTCAACACGGTTGGACTAATGAAGGGGCTGAGAAAGAAGCGATTCGGCAATTTGGTGATCAGCATGAGCTTATTCCTATCATGGAAAAAGCGTTGACACCTTTGCCGGTTCAATGGTTATGGCCGCTCGCTTCAAGCTTACTTTTGTATAGCTTTGCTGTATTTGTACCAACTGCTTTTGCCCACGATCAAGCAGGTATCGTCTTATTCATTTTACTTAACATCGCTGCGGGCTGGATCGGCACTTGTGGCAAACGCGCGGTTTTAGGTCACAACAAGGTGATCGTCAGTGCAAGCCTTTTATTCATGCTATTGTTGGTCAGTATGGCTCATTCTTTATCATTGCCACAAGAAATCGTTGCGTTGACTTGGATTGTACAGCTAACTCTGGTCGTATTCATTTATCTTCATGTCCTGCGCGAACCTAAGGACAAAAAGGTACTCGTGTCTCGAAAACAGCGATATGCCATTCATGGTATACAGCTCACAATTGGCGGTGTTGTCTTTTATCATGGGTTGTTGCTCAGCTTTTTTGGCCTTTTCTGGTTAGGATCGATATGGCCGATTGTCACTTTCGGTGGAGGGCTGATCTTCTTATGGGGGCTATTGTATTGGATACAATGGAAAGCTTTAGCTCATCACCCAAAAGTCGCCTGGTCTCTATGCGGGCTGTCTATGCTTGTCGTGACGAGTTATTCTCTATTGCTGTTGATATAATTTAAAGGAAGGTGACTGAAAAATGAAACGAACCCGATTGTGGCAATGGTGGTCAGGAATAGTGGTTTGGACGATGGCACTTTGTCTCGTTGGCTTTTCTTTGCCTGATGACGAGGAGGCGTTTTTTCAGCTTGGTGGCACGATCGATATTCATGAGGACCAACTGGTGTATACAGTTGACAGCCCGGAACTAAAACAATCTGGGATCTATATGTTTGATCTGGAGACGAAAGAAGTGGTGCAACTAACCGAGGAAGCTCCTAGTGAGCAACACACCCAACCTGTCGTATCCGCAGATGGAACGCAAATGGCGTATCTTGTGACAACACAAGGTAACGAAAATGAGCCACCCGCATCATTGATTGAGCTGATGCATTTAGAGAGCAAGCAGGTACGGACAATCACCGCTCGCGACGTGCTCGTGACGTCGATCGCTTTTGCGCCTGAAAGTGACGTTTTGTACTATAGTAAGGCGAAGACCTTTGACAACTACTCACCAATAGCGAAAAAAGCACCGCACGATTTAAATATATTCCGATATTCTTTAGGCGAGAAAACACATACTCAAATGACCGATGAGAATCATTACAGTATGAGTGATTTATCTGTGTCACTGGACGGTTCCGAGCTTTATTTCAGTACCTTTGA is part of the Litoribacterium kuwaitense genome and harbors:
- a CDS encoding PadR family transcriptional regulator, which gives rise to MNKEVVRGSIDLLILSSVKRKDRYGYEIVQYLRKVSEGVFEMKEGTLYPALKRLEKKEWVRSYWTDGDFGRRKYYSLTGKGKTALEERHEEWTRLNDMVVKMIEESGSVIHEK
- a CDS encoding permease prefix domain 1-containing protein; translation: MKNNQLRAYIRRTVEKMNLLPRQKEEVYDEWMDHLQNTAEELRQHGWTNEGAEKEAIRQFGDQHELIPIMEKALTPLPVQWLWPLASSLLLYSFAVFVPTAFAHDQAGIVLFILLNIAAGWIGTCGKRAVLGHNKVIVSASLLFMLLLVSMAHSLSLPQEIVALTWIVQLTLVVFIYLHVLREPKDKKVLVSRKQRYAIHGIQLTIGGVVFYHGLLLSFFGLFWLGSIWPIVTFGGGLIFLWGLLYWIQWKALAHHPKVAWSLCGLSMLVVTSYSLLLLI
- a CDS encoding TolB family protein; translated protein: MKRTRLWQWWSGIVVWTMALCLVGFSLPDDEEAFFQLGGTIDIHEDQLVYTVDSPELKQSGIYMFDLETKEVVQLTEEAPSEQHTQPVVSADGTQMAYLVTTQGNENEPPASLIELMHLESKQVRTITARDVLVTSIAFAPESDVLYYSKAKTFDNYSPIAKKAPHDLNIFRYSLGEKTHTQMTDENHYSMSDLSVSLDGSELYFSTFDGTAQSLMKVETEAPSTQTRIAPIDKKDIYSPEFSPNGELVAFTRPANLGENDPLYEYELFTMDMDTRQVEQRTSLGTNVHELVFANDDAYVYFVENKGFGSYEPRFAYYRYDLENNQLEPIDINSHMSTGSRI